A region of the Haematobia irritans isolate KBUSLIRL chromosome 5, ASM5000362v1, whole genome shotgun sequence genome:
gccgatggcaaggtatcttaaaacctcctaacaccatcttctaaattgtatgtaagtccatacgtggtaaatattaaatcaaaaaagatcgatccaatacgtatataattcagtttgacaaagtagacataaaattttgacaaaattttctacagaaataaaatcttaacaaaattttctatagaaataaaaattttcacaaaattttctatagaaagaaatttttgacaaaaatgcctacagaaataaaattttaacaaaattttctatagaaataaacttttgacaaaattttctatagaaataaaatcttggtagattatttttggctcgagtggcaaccatgattatgaaccgaataaaattttaacaaaattttctctagaaataaaattttgacaaaattttctgtagaaataaaattttggtagattatttttggctctagtggcaaccatgattatgaaccgatatggaccaatttttgtgtgattgggccaattttggtatggttgttagcgaccatatactaacaccacgttcctaatttgaatcggatcggatgaattttgctcctccaagaggctccggaggtcaaatctggagaacgatttatatgggggctatatataattaagggccgatatggaccaatttttgcatggttgttagagaccatataccaacaccatgtaccaaatttcagccggatcggatgaaatatgcttctcttagaggctccacaaaccaaatctgagggtccctttatatgggggctatacgtaaaagtggaccgatatggcccattttcaataccatccgacctacatctataacaactacttgtgccaagtttcaagtcgatagcttgtttcgttcgcaagttagcgtgatttcaacagacggacggacatgcttcgatcgactcagaatttcaccacgacccagaatatatatactttatggggtcttagagcaatatttcgatgtgttacaaacggaatgacaaagttaatatacccccatcctatgatggagggtataaaaaaatcacttatcccaTCCGATAGTACTCGATGAGAGGGGAAAAGTAAAAGTAAGCAAAATTGAGCCTCTATAGATTTTCCGCCAAATTCGATTTGAgcacttttttgcaattttcttccatttttcggaGGGCCATAACTTGGAAAAtgctgtggatttttttttttttttgatacattcAGCGAAGTTGAAACTCTTGACCCGACAAACAACGatgctgaatatattaagtcgaaaatttttcatctttATCCTCAAACCCCCACAACGTCGAAAAAATTAACACGCTGGGGTTCACCACAGCGCACAGTGGggcaaaatcacaaaaaatttagattaattgaaaaatgattttttttttttttgaaaaatacataGTATCCGattaaagtatataaaattttacatcactactgaaaatttcaatgtcaTATGTTGTTTAGTTGTCAAGCTGCATTGTGTTAAAtcgctacaaaatctatagaatcaaaatttaagtcggctaatgcactagggtggaacacaatgttagtaaaaaaatatgggaaatatttaaatctgaagcaattttaaggaaacttcgcaaaattttatttatgatttatcgctcgatatatatgtattagaagtttaggaaaattagagtcatttttacaacttttcgactaagcagtggcgattttacaaggtaaatgttggcattttgaccacttttgtcgaaatcagaaaaacatatatatgggagctatatctaaaactgaaccgatttcacggatagctacaatgctaattctactccctgtgcaaaatttcaactaaatcggagttaaaaattggcctctgtggtcatatgagtgtaaatcgggcgaaagctatatatgggagctatatctaaatctgaaccgatttcaaccaaatttggcacgcatagctacaatgctaattctactccctgtgcaaaatttaaactaaatcggagtaacagattggccactgtggtcatatgagtgtaaatcgggcgaacgatatatatgggagctatatctaaatctgaaccgatttcaatcaaatttcgcacacttgactacactactaattgtactcctagtgcaaaatttcaaccaaattgggttaaaactctggcttctgggaccgtattagtcaatatcgggcgaaagatatatatgggagctatatctaaatctgaaccgatttcaataaaatttagcacacttgactacagtactaattgtttttcttgtgcaaaattttaagcaaattagggtaacactctggcttctggggccatataagtccatatcggacgaaatatatatgggatctatttctgaatccgaaccgatttcttccaaaatcaatagggttctattctgagccaaaacacatacttgtgccaaatttctatagaaaattttgtcaaaattttatttttgcagaaaatgttctcaaaattttatttctatggaaaattttgtcaaaattttatttctgtagaaaattttatcaatattttatttctatagaaaattttctccaaattttatttctacagaatgttttgacaaaatcttatttctatagaaaattttgacaaaattttattttatttctatagaaaattttatttctatagaaaattttgtcaaaatattatttctatagaaaattgtgtcaaaatattttgcaaaaactacaaaaaacatctaccaaacagtaaaacatccaccatttttggtagtatTCTACCAACTGAGGCAACCGTGTTTGCAGTCCTTGGACAGAGTTGAAAACCCTGTGTCCGCCCCGGGCCGTATGAATTCTGCAATGAGAGCggatatttgttttattgttgttgttgttattgtaacCATTTGGAGTTGTTTGTATTTTCGAGGTTTTCAGGAAGTAAACATACTCCAAATAGGGGTTTGCAGTCCTTGAACAGAGTTCAAAACCCTTTTTCAATATTCATATTTAGATAAAAGTCTCTACATTAAATTAACAGAAATCAATTGAAACAAAGGGAGAGTTCAGATTATGGGATTGTTTTTGAATGTTTCGGTAGTCTAAAGATTAATCTCTTCGGCACGCACAACCGGATTTACAAACTGATTAAAATGCGTACACAAATATAGAAACGCTATATtccattaattaaataatagttAACAGAATGGAGATATTTCAAATcataagaagcaattactaaaaaTTAAGGCATTTATATATTGTCTGAGATTCCTAATACAATAAAACAcagtgaaaatttgaaaaaaatacaattctataaaactttatttatgctaattttttaaaacattattacaataatatttttctcaaaaatctcGTTAatataattggtttttattactTAGATCTAAAAGAAATGCAGCtggttttttgattttttgttaaaatttcaaagaaaactttCAAAGTTTTTCTAGACACCACCGTTCATATTTTcaacaaacacattttacaTACCATTATAAGCTGGACCGCCACCACCCTCAGGTACAACccagttaatattttgtttgggatcTTTAATATCACAGGTCTTGcaatgaatacaattttgggcaTTGATTTGTAGCTTCATATTTCCACCCTCATCGTTGGGAACATATTCATAGACACCGGCAGGACAGAAACGTTGTTCGGGACCTTCGTAAATGgccaaattgtggtcaacaggaaCGCGATCATCTTTTAGAGTCAAATGAGCCGGTTGATCACCTTCATGGTTAGTGCCGGTCAAGGCTACCGAAGACAACAAATCAAAAGAGATTTTGCCATCAGGTTTGGGGTAGACAATTTGTTGACATTGGCTGGCTGGTTTCAATGACTTATTATCAGGTCCAGCATGTTTCAAAGTCCATGGTTCACGACCACCCATGAATATGGAGAAACCGCTGAGAACAAGACCACCATAAAGACCCAAGGGATTATGGAAACAAGGACGAACATTTCGTATTTTATGCAAATCGCTCCAGATAAAGGAATTTTtgattcttcaaaaaaaaaaaaaaagaataattagAACACTCGCCTTGATGAAAACAATTCTCTCCGAAGTACTTACTTATCTGGATAAGATTTTGGTGTATAACCGGCAGTCTCTTGAGATTCACCCATAATAGATTCCATAGCACTTTCAGCAGCCAGCATACCTTTGGAAATTGAAACGAATAATGAAGATCTTTGAGTACAAACATTCGTCTATGCCTGCTTCTTTGTGTTCCCTAACTTACCACTCTTCATGGCATAGTGAGATCCTTTGATTTTAGGCACATTAAGAAAACCGGCACTGCAACCAATTAAACAGCCACCGGGGAAAGTTAATTTACTGGGTAAACTTTGAATGCCACCCTCGTTAATAGCACGTGCTCCATAGGCAATACGAGTAGCACCTTCAAATGTTTCCCTCACCTTGGGATGGGTTTTAAAACGTTGGAACTCTTGGAAGGGACTAATCCAAGGATTTTGATAATCCAAACCAACAACAAATCCAACAGCAACGGTGGGTGTGGGTTCATTTAAATGATACAAGAAGGAACCACCATAAGTGAATTTATCCAAAGGCCAGCCAATTGTATGCTCAACTAATCCGGGTCTAAAAACAGTTTTGAAATTTCgattaattaaatttcctaGAGTAAATTTGTATGCTTTTGCCAACTCACTGGTGTTTCTCGGGTTGAATTTCCCAAATTTCCTTGAGACCAATGCCATACGTTTGGGGCTGGCTACCTTCGTTGAGATTGAATTTTTCCATTATCTGCTTACTCAGATGACCACGGCAACCTTCAGCGAAAATTGTTGTTTTGGCATGTAATTCCATACCACGGGCAAATGTGTCCTTTGGTGAGCCGTCCTTAGCAATACCTACATCATTGGTGGCAACGCCTTTAACACTACCATCTTCATGGAATAGAACCTCCGAAGCAGCACATCCTGGATAGATTTCCACACCCAAAGCTTCGGCTTGTTCTCCTAGCCACTTTACCAGGTGAC
Encoded here:
- the LOC142237842 gene encoding electron transfer flavoprotein-ubiquinone oxidoreductase, mitochondrial-like, with amino-acid sequence MSALLKLGRLTRVQKLFTPAVIRNASDAAKYPKITTHYTVCPREKDERWKEVDMERFVDEVDIVIVGGGPAGMSAAIRAKQLAAEQEKEIRVCVVEKAAEVGGHILSGAVMDPISLNELFPDWKEMGAPLNTPVTTDKFSFLTETGRLSIPIFKGWPMDNHGNYVVRLGHLVKWLGEQAEALGVEIYPGCAASEVLFHEDGSVKGVATNDVGIAKDGSPKDTFARGMELHAKTTIFAEGCRGHLSKQIMEKFNLNEGSQPQTYGIGLKEIWEIQPEKHQPGLVEHTIGWPLDKFTYGGSFLYHLNEPTPTVAVGFVVGLDYQNPWISPFQEFQRFKTHPKVRETFEGATRIAYGARAINEGGIQSLPSKLTFPGGCLIGCSAGFLNVPKIKGSHYAMKSGMLAAESAMESIMGESQETAGYTPKSYPDKIKNSFIWSDLHKIRNVRPCFHNPLGLYGGLVLSGFSIFMGGREPWTLKHAGPDNKSLKPASQCQQIVYPKPDGKISFDLLSSVALTGTNHEGDQPAHLTLKDDRVPVDHNLAIYEGPEQRFCPAGVYEYVPNDEGGNMKLQINAQNCIHCKTCDIKDPKQNINWVVPEGGGGPAYNGM